One Pectobacterium polaris DNA window includes the following coding sequences:
- a CDS encoding EamA family transporter gives MSSWLIYALLSAVCAAMVAIFGKIGLQNLDANTATAIRAVIMALFLVGVVVAQGKLALVGEVVANKKALLFIVLSGVAGALSWLFYFVALKNGNVAQVAPIDKLSVVFAVVLAVILLGEKISLIAGAGVALISVGALLVALG, from the coding sequence ATGAGTAGTTGGTTAATTTACGCCTTGCTGTCTGCCGTGTGTGCCGCGATGGTCGCGATATTTGGCAAGATCGGTCTGCAAAATTTGGACGCCAATACGGCGACCGCGATTCGTGCCGTCATCATGGCACTTTTTCTAGTGGGAGTGGTGGTCGCACAAGGCAAACTGGCGCTGGTCGGTGAGGTTGTCGCCAATAAGAAAGCGCTGTTGTTTATTGTGCTCAGCGGCGTCGCGGGGGCGCTGTCGTGGCTGTTTTACTTTGTGGCGTTGAAGAACGGTAACGTCGCACAGGTCGCGCCGATCGATAAGCTCAGCGTGGTCTTCGCTGTAGTGCTGGCGGTCATACTGCTGGGAGAAAAAATTTCGCTGATAGCGGGAGCTGGCGTGGCGCTGATTTCCGTGGGAGCGCTGCTTGTCGCATTGGGGTAA
- the kdpE gene encoding two-component system response regulator KdpE translates to MQATILIVEDEKEIRRFVRQALEGEGCRVFDAETMQRGLLEAATRKPDLIILDLGLPDGNGIDYIRDLRQWSSLPVIVLSARTDEQDKIDALDAGADDYLTKPFGIGELLARLRVALRRHSNTQQETPLVSFGNITVDLLNRQVNRDGQELHLTPIEFRLLATLLASPGKVLTQRQLLTQVWGPNAVEHSHYLRIYMGHLRQKLESDPARPRHLLTETAIGYRFMP, encoded by the coding sequence TTGCAGGCCACTATTTTAATCGTTGAAGATGAAAAAGAGATCCGTCGTTTTGTTCGTCAGGCGCTGGAAGGCGAAGGCTGTCGCGTGTTTGACGCCGAAACGATGCAGCGCGGCTTGCTGGAAGCAGCCACGCGCAAACCCGATCTGATTATTCTCGATTTGGGCCTGCCGGACGGCAACGGTATCGACTACATCCGCGATTTACGCCAGTGGAGCAGCCTGCCCGTGATTGTGCTGTCTGCCCGCACCGACGAGCAGGATAAAATAGACGCACTGGATGCGGGTGCCGATGATTACCTGACGAAACCGTTCGGCATCGGCGAGCTGCTGGCACGGTTACGTGTCGCGTTGCGTCGCCACAGCAATACACAGCAGGAAACGCCGCTGGTGAGCTTTGGTAATATTACCGTCGATTTACTTAATCGGCAGGTGAATCGCGACGGTCAGGAACTGCACCTGACACCCATCGAATTTCGTTTGTTAGCCACACTCCTCGCCAGCCCCGGCAAAGTGCTGACACAACGTCAGCTCCTGACGCAAGTCTGGGGGCCGAACGCCGTCGAGCACAGCCACTATCTGCGCATTTATATGGGGCACCTGCGCCAGAAGCTGGAAAGCGATCCGGCAAGACCGCGCCATCTCTTGACTGAAACCGCTATCGGCTATCGTTTTATGCCGTAA
- the kdpD gene encoding two-component system sensor histidine kinase KdpD, whose translation MIDGEDRRPDPDSLLAQVGAPPRGKLKIFFGACAGVGKTYAMLQEAQRLRAQGLDILVGVVETHGRSETAALLEGLPLLPPKHFRHHGRHTVEFDLDAALARCPALILIDELAHSNVNGSRHPKRWQDVQELLDAGIDVFTTVNVQHLESLNDVVGGVTGIRVRETVPDPIFDQASEVILVDLPPDDLRQRLNEGKVYLPLQAERAVENFFRKGNLIALRELALRRMADRVDDQMRAMRAGKGREQVWHTRDAILLCIGHGTGNEKLVRTAARLAARLGSAWHAVYVETPRLHRLPEPQRRAILRALKLAQDLGAETVTLSEPDEELAVLRYAREHNLGKIVIGRHVEQRFGWWWRTRFAERLGRLGPDLDLVVVAVQDDAPAAPIKTPDARGLVEKWRMQLFGCGLATLLCAFITLLASWSPFAMLEPVNLVMIYLLAVVIVALFFGRWPSVFAAVINVASFDLFFILPRGTFAVSDAQYLVTFAVMLGVGLLVGNLTAGVRYQARVARYREQRVRHLYEMSKALNRSLSSADIVEASQHFLSTTFQARIAVLLADSLHHTSPELAQPARDSQQLIVDRAIARWSFDHRAPAGAGTSTLPGVSYQILPLATTQQIFGVLAIEPNNARQLMIPEQQRLLETFTVLIANALERLHLMQSTENARLDAEREQLRNSLLAALSHDLRTPLTVLFGQAEILTLNLASEGSPYAQQANQIRQHILNTTRLVNNLLDMARIQSDGFNLRKEWQTPEELIGSALQQLESALAKNTIQVNLPDEMVLVYCDAGLMERVFINLLENALKYAGEQATIAISASVIPTSLIAENTTSLPATQENVLEIIVQDNGPGIEHGQESMIFDKFSRGHKESSIPGVGLGLAICRAIVEIHGGRIWATNAESGGAAFHFTLPLSAPPDLEPEDIEEH comes from the coding sequence ATGATTGACGGTGAAGATCGTCGCCCGGATCCCGATAGCCTGCTGGCTCAGGTCGGTGCGCCACCGCGCGGCAAGCTGAAAATCTTTTTTGGTGCCTGCGCCGGTGTCGGGAAAACCTATGCCATGTTACAGGAAGCTCAGCGGCTGCGGGCACAGGGGCTGGATATTCTTGTCGGCGTGGTCGAAACTCACGGCCGTAGCGAGACCGCTGCGCTGCTGGAGGGGTTGCCGCTGCTGCCGCCCAAACATTTTCGCCACCACGGCCGCCATACTGTCGAATTCGATCTGGATGCGGCGCTGGCGCGCTGTCCGGCGCTGATTCTGATCGACGAACTGGCGCACAGTAACGTAAACGGCTCTCGCCACCCAAAACGCTGGCAGGACGTGCAGGAACTGCTCGATGCCGGTATCGACGTTTTTACGACAGTGAACGTTCAGCATCTGGAAAGCCTGAATGACGTGGTCGGCGGCGTCACGGGGATTCGGGTACGGGAAACCGTACCCGATCCGATATTCGATCAGGCCAGCGAAGTCATTCTGGTGGACTTGCCACCGGACGATCTGCGCCAGCGCCTGAATGAGGGCAAAGTCTATTTGCCGCTTCAGGCCGAGCGCGCCGTCGAGAACTTTTTCCGTAAAGGCAATTTGATCGCTCTGCGTGAACTGGCGCTGCGGCGCATGGCGGATCGGGTTGACGATCAAATGCGCGCCATGCGTGCCGGAAAAGGACGCGAGCAGGTCTGGCATACGCGCGATGCCATTCTGTTATGCATCGGCCACGGCACGGGCAATGAAAAATTGGTGCGAACGGCGGCACGACTGGCGGCACGGTTGGGCAGCGCCTGGCACGCCGTTTACGTTGAAACGCCACGTCTGCACCGCTTGCCCGAACCGCAGCGGCGCGCCATCTTACGGGCGCTCAAGCTGGCACAGGATTTAGGGGCAGAAACGGTTACGCTATCTGAACCCGACGAAGAGCTTGCCGTCCTGCGCTATGCGCGTGAGCACAACCTCGGTAAGATCGTTATTGGTCGCCACGTAGAGCAACGTTTCGGCTGGTGGTGGCGTACCCGCTTTGCCGAACGGCTCGGCAGGCTGGGGCCGGATCTCGATCTGGTCGTCGTGGCCGTGCAGGATGATGCGCCAGCCGCACCGATTAAAACGCCTGATGCGCGCGGGCTGGTAGAGAAATGGCGTATGCAGCTGTTTGGCTGCGGGCTCGCCACGCTGCTATGTGCCTTTATCACCCTGCTCGCGTCGTGGTCGCCGTTTGCCATGCTGGAGCCAGTCAATCTGGTGATGATTTATCTGCTGGCCGTGGTGATCGTCGCGCTCTTCTTTGGCCGCTGGCCGTCGGTATTCGCCGCCGTCATCAACGTCGCCAGTTTCGATCTCTTCTTTATTTTACCGCGCGGCACGTTTGCCGTGTCGGATGCACAATATCTGGTCACCTTTGCCGTGATGCTCGGCGTCGGCCTACTAGTCGGTAATCTGACCGCAGGCGTGCGCTATCAGGCCAGAGTCGCCCGCTATCGCGAGCAGCGCGTCCGCCATCTGTATGAGATGTCCAAGGCGCTGAACCGCAGCCTGTCCAGCGCCGATATTGTCGAAGCTAGCCAACATTTTCTCAGCACGACGTTTCAGGCCAGAATCGCGGTTCTGCTCGCCGATAGCCTGCATCATACGTCGCCTGAACTTGCGCAGCCTGCGCGAGACAGCCAGCAGCTGATTGTCGATCGGGCTATCGCCCGCTGGAGCTTCGATCATCGCGCGCCGGCCGGAGCGGGAACGTCCACCCTGCCCGGCGTGTCGTATCAGATCCTGCCGCTCGCCACCACGCAGCAAATCTTCGGTGTGTTGGCGATCGAACCCAATAACGCCCGCCAGTTGATGATCCCCGAACAGCAGCGCCTGCTGGAAACCTTTACCGTGCTGATCGCCAACGCGCTGGAGCGTCTGCATCTGATGCAAAGTACGGAAAATGCCCGGCTGGATGCCGAGCGCGAACAGTTGCGTAACTCGCTGCTTGCCGCGCTTTCACACGATCTCCGCACACCGCTGACCGTCCTTTTTGGTCAGGCAGAAATTCTGACGTTGAATCTGGCAAGCGAAGGGTCGCCTTATGCCCAGCAGGCCAACCAGATTCGCCAGCACATTTTAAACACCACGCGGCTGGTGAATAATCTGCTCGATATGGCGCGCATTCAGTCGGACGGTTTTAACCTGCGCAAAGAGTGGCAAACGCCGGAGGAACTCATCGGCAGTGCTCTGCAACAGTTGGAAAGCGCACTGGCGAAAAACACCATTCAGGTTAATCTACCTGATGAGATGGTTCTGGTTTATTGTGATGCGGGGCTGATGGAACGCGTGTTCATTAACCTGCTGGAGAATGCGCTGAAGTACGCCGGAGAGCAGGCCACCATCGCGATTTCGGCGAGCGTGATTCCCACAAGCCTTATTGCAGAGAACACAACCTCGCTGCCTGCTACGCAGGAAAACGTTTTGGAAATCATCGTGCAGGACAATGGTCCGGGGATTGAGCACGGCCAGGAAAGCATGATTTTTGATAAATTTTCCCGTGGTCACAAAGAGTCATCGATTCCCGGCGTGGGGCTGGGGCTGGCGATCTGTCGAGCAATTGTGGAAATTCACGGCGGCCGTATCTGGGCAACGAATGCGGAAAGCGGCGGTGCAGCTTTCCACTTCACGCTACCGTTATCGGCACCGCCGGATCTCGAACCGGAAGATATTGAGGAGCACTGA
- the kdpC gene encoding potassium-transporting ATPase subunit KdpC, which yields MRYLRSSLFLFLLLLLLTGLAYPLLTTVLAQWLFPTQANGSLIYRENTAVGSSLIGQAFNRAGYFQGRPSATSDAPYNALASGGSNLAASNPVLDKQIGERAARWHQLVGNQQPVPAELLTASGSGLDPQISPETARYQALYIAQARGMSLQQVQQLIDRFTETSKPAFIGQPAVNVLLLNLALDKEKGLP from the coding sequence ATGCGCTATTTACGTTCTTCATTGTTTTTATTCTTGTTATTACTGCTGTTGACCGGTCTGGCCTACCCGCTGCTGACAACAGTGCTGGCACAGTGGCTGTTCCCGACACAGGCAAACGGATCGCTTATTTACCGTGAGAATACCGCCGTGGGGTCATCCCTGATCGGGCAGGCGTTCAATCGAGCGGGCTATTTTCAAGGGCGCCCGTCCGCCACGTCAGATGCGCCTTATAACGCGCTGGCGTCCGGCGGTAGCAATCTGGCCGCCAGCAATCCGGTGCTGGACAAACAGATCGGTGAACGCGCCGCTCGCTGGCATCAGCTAGTTGGCAATCAGCAGCCAGTACCTGCTGAACTGTTGACGGCATCCGGCAGCGGGCTGGATCCGCAGATTTCCCCAGAAACCGCGCGCTATCAGGCGCTCTACATCGCGCAGGCCAGAGGAATGTCGCTCCAGCAGGTGCAGCAACTGATCGATCGCTTTACTGAGACGAGTAAACCCGCGTTCATTGGGCAGCCAGCGGTCAATGTCCTGCTGCTGAATCTGGCGCTGGATAAGGAAAAAGGCCTGCCTTAA